Proteins found in one Nocardia brasiliensis ATCC 700358 genomic segment:
- a CDS encoding alpha/beta hydrolase family protein produces the protein MAFVASRGGLALVALLLSAVVAGCTSSEEKPDETYHSTDVTLRNNGITIGGTLTVPDRKGPFPAVVLVPGGGKQTRDEEFASHKPFLLIADALTRAGYAVLRSDDRGVGATTGDKSEATYDDLASDVLAQISYLRERSDIDRDRIGVLGHSQGGSLAPLVAQQAPDKVAFTVLMAGPAQHGCEVLKHQLRVQLQATGTTSPDRLAASDAAVQTECDLLRAGNFDEARRNAREANRRLPAAEQSRDEDIDKSINQEYAAQSTYDPAPALRALRVPVLALFGTKDVQVEAAVNDPLMRELLAGNPKATVHTFEGVNHLMQPAVTGMPDEYARTETTTDPKVLDYIKTWLDRNARS, from the coding sequence ATGGCTTTTGTCGCCAGCAGAGGCGGGCTTGCCCTCGTCGCGTTGTTACTGTCGGCCGTTGTGGCGGGGTGTACGTCGTCGGAGGAAAAACCTGACGAGACTTATCATTCGACCGACGTGACACTGCGCAACAACGGAATCACCATCGGTGGCACCCTCACTGTCCCCGATCGAAAGGGCCCGTTTCCCGCGGTGGTTCTGGTGCCCGGCGGTGGAAAGCAAACTCGCGACGAAGAGTTCGCGTCGCACAAGCCCTTTCTGCTCATCGCCGATGCCTTGACCAGGGCGGGGTATGCGGTCCTGCGGTCCGATGATCGCGGGGTCGGCGCGACCACCGGGGACAAGAGCGAGGCCACCTACGACGACCTCGCCTCGGATGTGCTCGCGCAAATCTCTTATCTGCGTGAACGATCGGATATCGATCGCGATCGCATCGGCGTGCTGGGCCACAGTCAGGGCGGTTCCCTGGCGCCGCTGGTGGCGCAGCAGGCACCAGACAAGGTCGCATTCACCGTGCTCATGGCGGGACCGGCGCAGCACGGATGCGAAGTCCTCAAGCATCAGCTGCGCGTGCAGTTGCAGGCGACCGGGACGACCTCCCCCGACCGCCTGGCGGCGAGTGACGCTGCAGTGCAAACCGAATGCGATCTGCTGCGGGCAGGCAATTTCGACGAAGCGCGACGCAATGCACGCGAAGCGAATCGGCGACTTCCGGCGGCCGAACAGTCCCGTGACGAAGATATCGACAAGTCGATCAACCAGGAATATGCGGCGCAATCGACTTACGACCCCGCGCCCGCGTTGCGTGCTTTGCGCGTCCCCGTCCTTGCTCTCTTCGGAACCAAGGACGTGCAGGTCGAGGCTGCGGTCAATGACCCGCTGATGCGTGAACTGCTGGCAGGCAACCCGAAGGCGACGGTGCACACCTTCGAGGGCGTGAACCATCTCATGCAACCAGCGGTCACCGGTATGCCGGATGAATACGCGAGAACCGAGACCACCACCGACCCGAAAGTGCTCGACTACATAAAGACCTGGCTGGACCGGAACGCGCGGAGTTGA
- a CDS encoding DUF4186 domain-containing protein — translation MTDELDDRLDRIGQHHFRAKFRLRGRDRAVVDLRGIATVRKHAEDLIARRLAPAEPRNDGKQTPYRGHPVFVAQHATATCCRTCLARWHDIPAGHELDDAERAYVVDAICRWIVRQYAPNQPPP, via the coding sequence ATGACGGACGAACTCGACGACAGACTGGACCGGATCGGACAGCATCATTTCCGCGCGAAGTTCCGGCTGCGGGGGCGCGACCGCGCCGTGGTCGACCTGCGCGGGATCGCGACCGTCCGCAAGCACGCCGAGGACCTGATCGCCCGCAGGCTGGCCCCGGCCGAACCGCGCAACGACGGCAAGCAGACGCCCTACCGCGGACATCCGGTCTTCGTCGCCCAGCACGCCACCGCCACCTGCTGCCGCACCTGCCTCGCCCGCTGGCACGACATTCCCGCCGGGCACGAACTCGACGACGCCGAACGCGCCTACGTCGTCGACGCGATCTGCCGATGGATCGTGCGACAGTACGCCCCGAATCAACCGCCACCCTGA
- a CDS encoding DUF2000 domain-containing protein — protein sequence MENVRFDTKIAVLLRADLPTWQRLNVTAFLVSGLGTVHPEVIGEPYEDADATSYLPMFRQPVLVFEGSKEVVRNAHGKALARELRTAVFTSDLFTTGNDQDNRAAVRAVGSDDLDLVGVAVYGPRNVVDKVLKGARMHP from the coding sequence ATGGAGAACGTGCGTTTCGATACCAAGATCGCGGTACTGCTGCGGGCGGACTTGCCGACCTGGCAGCGGCTGAATGTGACGGCATTCCTGGTCAGCGGTCTCGGCACGGTGCACCCGGAGGTGATCGGGGAACCGTACGAGGACGCGGACGCGACCAGCTACTTGCCGATGTTCCGGCAGCCCGTGCTCGTCTTCGAGGGCAGCAAAGAGGTCGTGCGCAACGCACACGGCAAGGCGCTGGCGCGGGAACTGCGCACTGCGGTGTTCACCTCCGACCTGTTCACCACCGGAAACGATCAGGACAATCGGGCCGCGGTGCGCGCGGTCGGCAGCGACGACTTGGACCTCGTCGGCGTCGCCGTCTACGGACCGCGCAACGTGGTGGACAAAGTACTCAAAGGCGCCCGCATGCATCCATGA
- a CDS encoding AraC family transcriptional regulator translates to MVAGGAIEQIRAWQPRVPGIVEVFHARFVEHVYPMHAHDSWTLLIVDDGMVRYDLDRHEHGVLGSVVSLLPPHVPHNGQAATADGFRKRVLYLDDAQLSAAMIGRAVDSPTFTDPLLHRRIRQLHAVLAHSGEEFEAASRLALIHDRLRDLLLGTDPLPRHADPGLAHRLRGLLDSRIAEGLSLTEAAAILHADATHLIRAFRREFGMPPHQYLISRRVDLARPLLLSGMPARDVAAATGFHDQPHLTRHFKRILGTTPGRYAQSAAN, encoded by the coding sequence ATGGTTGCGGGCGGTGCGATCGAGCAGATCAGAGCCTGGCAGCCGCGAGTGCCGGGCATCGTCGAGGTCTTCCATGCCCGTTTCGTCGAGCACGTCTACCCGATGCATGCCCACGACTCCTGGACGCTGCTGATCGTCGACGACGGGATGGTCCGCTACGACCTCGACCGGCACGAGCACGGCGTGCTCGGCTCGGTGGTGTCGCTGCTGCCGCCGCATGTGCCGCACAACGGTCAGGCGGCGACCGCGGACGGATTCCGCAAGCGCGTGCTCTATCTCGACGACGCGCAGCTCAGCGCGGCGATGATCGGTCGTGCTGTCGACTCGCCCACCTTCACCGACCCGCTGCTGCACCGGCGAATCCGCCAATTGCACGCTGTCCTAGCGCATTCCGGCGAGGAGTTCGAGGCCGCCAGCCGCCTCGCCCTCATCCACGATCGGCTGCGCGACCTGCTGCTCGGCACGGATCCGCTGCCGCGGCACGCCGATCCGGGGTTGGCACATCGGCTGCGTGGTCTGCTCGATTCCCGTATTGCCGAAGGGCTTTCGCTCACCGAGGCGGCGGCGATATTGCACGCCGATGCCACTCATCTCATTCGCGCGTTCCGCCGCGAGTTCGGGATGCCGCCGCACCAGTACCTGATTTCCCGCCGGGTCGATCTCGCCCGCCCGTTGCTACTGAGTGGCATGCCCGCGCGAGATGTGGCGGCTGCCACCGGCTTTCATGACCAACCGCATCTGACCCGCCACTTCAAGCGCATTCTGGGCACGACGCCGGGTAGATACGCACAGAGCGCGGCGAACTAG